The nucleotide sequence ATGCGTAGTCTTGAGGTTCCACTGGAGCGCTTTTTGGAATGCAGTGAACCAGGAGTTGCAGCCCCCACAGATTGAAGCGCTGCGTAAAGCACTGGAAATGAATGCCTGGGAACATTTCATAAACTAGTTCCTCTGCGGCGTCTGCGATTTTTAACCCCTGCCATTCGTAAACTCTTGCAGGAGCCAAAACGCGGGACCGGCATTACGTTGAACGATAAAGTCGATAGTTCATATTGGCTGGCATGTGAGGGGGACGCGCATGCATTTGACCGTATGTGTGCCGATCTCATTGGCCCGCTCTACGGCTACGCGTTGAGTCTTGTGGGAAACCGGCACTTGGCCGAAGACTTGGTGCAAGACACCTTCATGCGCCTGGTAAACCTCATGCGCGACGAGAAACTCAGGAATCGCTCCGGGACGGTGCGTTCACTGGTATTCACAATACTGCACAATCTCGCGATTGACCGCCGGCGAACAGCAAAACTCACCGTTCCTCTTGACGACACTATCCCGGCCCGAACCGATCCCTCGCTCGAGCACGCCGCGTTGCGCGACGAGATAGACGTGGCGCTGGCTCAGATTCCTGTCAACTATCGAGAAGCGATCGCCCTGCGGGAGTTCGGTGAGCTTTCTTACGATGAAATCGCGAAGACCCTGAATGCGACCTTGCCCGAGGTGAGGACGTGGATTCACCGGGGCCGCAAGCAATTGGCCACATTGTTGAGCCATCACCAGCGCTACGCGGCTGCAAACGAGGACCGTTCTTCATGACATGCGACGAAGCAAAGCTGTCGGAATACTTCGACAACGAACTGGCGCCGGACGAACGTCGCATTGTCGAACATCATATTGATAGCTGTCCAACGTGCAGACTGACCCTTGGCAGCTTTGCTCGTGTACGAACGTCCATGAAGGCGTACAAGGCTCCTGAGGAAATTGTGGCAGTGCTTCAGGAACGGCTGCTTGCGCAAAGAGGGATAGCGGTCCGACAGCGTAGAATGCGCCGTCTCGCATGGACTGCGGCGGCCGCACTGGCCGCAACCGTCATTGTCGTCCTGGCCTCAGTCTTGGGTTCCAGGGACAGTGGCGACTCCGTACAGTTACCGCCTGTTCGGGATATTGCCACGGCCAACACGCCTGAACCACCTCCAATCTTACAGGTGCCAAAGGCTGAAGAGACACCATCCTCCCCTCCCACTCCCCCGGCCCCAGAAGGAAATGCTCCGGTTGAGGCGGCAGCACCAGAACAACCGGCGTCTCGGGAGGAGACCTATGAGCCACGGCCAGATGCAGTGCCTGAGAAACCGGTGAAGAAGGTGCCGTCTCCTGAACGCATGGTTAATGTCGAGAAGCCGAAACCTGCGCCAGTTGTGACTCGCGTACGGCCCCCAAAGGTGGAAACGCAACCAGTGACGCTGCCCGCCGCACATTCGCCAGAGCCGCCATCTGAGGAGACTGGACACGAGACCGTCCCAGACGATACGCCGATTCCCGTGCCGCAATTGCCTCAAGAGAGTGCTCCCCCGCCACTTGTTCCGGCGCAACCTGAGACCGAACTGGAGGCACCGTCAGTCCCGCACACTCGGATGGCTATGGTGGAACTGAAACTTGAACTG is from Candidatus Hydrogenedentota bacterium and encodes:
- a CDS encoding RNA polymerase sigma factor; this encodes MCADLIGPLYGYALSLVGNRHLAEDLVQDTFMRLVNLMRDEKLRNRSGTVRSLVFTILHNLAIDRRRTAKLTVPLDDTIPARTDPSLEHAALRDEIDVALAQIPVNYREAIALREFGELSYDEIAKTLNATLPEVRTWIHRGRKQLATLLSHHQRYAAANEDRSS
- a CDS encoding zf-HC2 domain-containing protein, translated to MTCDEAKLSEYFDNELAPDERRIVEHHIDSCPTCRLTLGSFARVRTSMKAYKAPEEIVAVLQERLLAQRGIAVRQRRMRRLAWTAAAALAATVIVVLASVLGSRDSGDSVQLPPVRDIATANTPEPPPILQVPKAEETPSSPPTPPAPEGNAPVEAAAPEQPASREETYEPRPDAVPEKPVKKVPSPERMVNVEKPKPAPVVTRVRPPKVETQPVTLPAAHSPEPPSEETGHETVPDDTPIPVPQLPQESAPPPLVPAQPETELEAPSVPHTRMAMVELKLELPQPFFGGTPLDYFSPNLEENAFKARSPLLVPEGTRNLARGKAVISSDNAPRLGELSFVTDGEKGYQKDYLLELGAGVQWVQIDLEKTSAIYAIVLWHFHANNRVYFDVVVQVSDDPGFTGEVTTIYNNDIDNSAGLGVGKDKEYVETYEGRLIDAKGAKGRYVRLYSRGNTTDKTNHYTEVEVFGIPYH